Proteins encoded by one window of Gordonia jinghuaiqii:
- a CDS encoding MCE family protein: MADNNAENSGRDAETNDEADAPKQHPHRRFGGRRSPVSIGAIGILILLMLGLSSFYLAELPLLGAGARYTAKFTEAAGLKPGNEVRVAGVKVGEVDGVKLDGDRVNVTFRVENTWIGDQTQASIQIKTILGQKFLSLNPRGSEPADPDVALTDTVAPYDVIEAFSGAAEQIGDLDNDQLAESMRVLSDTFSGTAGNTGPALDGIARLSQTIASRDQEVQRLLAATKDTSKILADRNEEFVRLIGGAGQLLDELNNRQRSISALLASTTSLGDSLTGIVRDNEEQIGPALDALKGVNELLTRQNQNIRDSIKYMAPFYRLYANVLGNGRWFESSVVNLLPPALPQQNTTRPPNKQQLQNNGGTAAG; the protein is encoded by the coding sequence ATGGCAGACAACAATGCAGAGAACTCCGGGCGCGATGCCGAGACGAACGACGAGGCCGATGCGCCGAAGCAACATCCGCATCGCCGTTTCGGTGGTCGACGCAGCCCGGTCAGCATCGGTGCCATCGGCATCCTGATCCTGCTGATGCTCGGGCTGAGTTCGTTCTACCTCGCCGAGCTGCCCCTGCTGGGCGCCGGAGCGCGCTACACCGCGAAGTTCACCGAGGCCGCCGGGCTCAAGCCCGGTAACGAGGTGCGCGTGGCCGGTGTGAAGGTCGGCGAGGTCGACGGTGTGAAACTCGACGGCGACCGCGTCAACGTGACCTTCCGCGTGGAGAACACGTGGATCGGCGACCAGACCCAGGCGTCGATCCAGATCAAGACGATCCTCGGCCAGAAGTTCCTGTCGCTCAATCCCCGTGGCAGCGAACCGGCCGACCCCGACGTCGCGCTCACCGACACCGTCGCGCCCTACGACGTCATCGAGGCGTTCTCCGGGGCCGCCGAGCAGATCGGCGACCTCGACAACGACCAGCTCGCCGAGTCGATGCGGGTCCTGTCGGACACCTTCTCGGGAACCGCGGGCAACACCGGTCCCGCGCTCGACGGCATCGCCCGCCTCTCGCAGACGATCGCCAGCCGCGACCAGGAAGTGCAGCGGCTGCTCGCGGCCACCAAGGACACCTCGAAGATCCTGGCCGACCGCAACGAGGAGTTCGTGCGACTCATCGGCGGTGCCGGACAGTTGCTCGACGAACTCAACAACCGTCAGCGCAGCATCTCCGCGCTGCTCGCCAGCACCACCAGCCTCGGCGATTCGCTGACCGGCATCGTGCGCGACAACGAGGAACAGATCGGACCGGCGCTCGACGCGCTGAAAGGCGTCAATGAGCTGCTCACCCGTCAGAACCAGAACATCCGGGATTCCATCAAGTACATGGCGCCGTTCTACCGCCTCTATGCCAACGTGCTCGGCAACGGCCGCTGGTTCGAGTCGTCGGTCGTGAACCTGTTGCCGCCTGCGCTGCCGCAGCAGAACACGACGCGGCCGCCGAACAAGCAGCAGTTGCAGAACAACGGCGGAACGGCGGCAGGCTGA
- a CDS encoding MCE family protein — MTTPDLTQTSGPGRWFTPRHIVMIVLGLILALVIAGALWWVFSSVGTTKITATFKRSVGIYSGSDVRVLGVAVGKVDSVTPQGETVKVTMTVDRGVELPADVRAVQIIPSVVADRYVQLTPAYSGGEKAPHDITLSVDETMVPVEIDQIYASVKELSDALGPDGANKTDGTGRQGAVSELVTTGAANLEGNGEALGRAIEGLSKASTTLSDSRGNLFDTVKNLNTFVGALRENDTQVRQFNTQMASFNQFLAGERDQLAASLNKLSIALGDVATFLADNREQIGETVKDLQPTTQALLDQKNNLKEVLTVLPVTVSNLINAYDAESGTLSMRLTIPDLQDLIGAQCRLLNLGALLPGNPAADQFSNTLRPLISQCEAIGKQIQSGVLEPLLPVLPFGIMSNNKLQRAPVPGTVQGNPDPELGTPSASRSPSASRTPAATSTPKPSQAPASTTPRPRGGN; from the coding sequence ATGACCACACCAGACCTGACCCAGACCTCGGGCCCCGGCCGCTGGTTCACGCCGCGACACATCGTGATGATCGTTCTGGGACTGATCCTCGCGCTCGTCATCGCCGGTGCGTTGTGGTGGGTGTTCTCCTCCGTCGGGACCACCAAGATCACCGCGACCTTCAAGCGTTCGGTCGGCATCTACTCCGGTTCCGACGTCCGCGTCCTGGGCGTCGCGGTCGGCAAGGTCGACTCGGTCACGCCGCAGGGCGAGACCGTCAAGGTGACGATGACCGTCGACCGCGGCGTCGAACTGCCCGCGGATGTGCGTGCGGTGCAGATCATCCCGTCGGTCGTCGCCGACCGGTACGTGCAACTCACCCCCGCGTACTCCGGTGGTGAGAAGGCGCCGCACGACATCACCCTCTCCGTCGACGAGACGATGGTGCCGGTGGAGATCGACCAGATCTACGCCAGCGTCAAGGAGCTGTCCGACGCACTCGGCCCGGACGGGGCGAACAAGACCGACGGGACCGGCCGGCAGGGCGCGGTCAGCGAGCTCGTCACGACCGGTGCCGCCAACCTCGAGGGCAACGGCGAGGCGCTGGGCCGGGCCATCGAAGGTCTGTCCAAGGCGTCGACGACGCTCAGCGACTCACGGGGCAACCTGTTCGACACGGTCAAGAACCTCAACACCTTCGTCGGGGCGCTGCGCGAGAACGACACCCAGGTGCGCCAGTTCAACACGCAGATGGCGTCGTTCAACCAGTTCCTCGCCGGTGAACGCGACCAGCTCGCGGCGTCGTTGAACAAGCTCTCGATCGCGCTCGGCGATGTGGCGACCTTCCTCGCCGACAATCGCGAGCAGATCGGGGAGACGGTGAAGGATCTGCAGCCGACGACCCAGGCGCTGCTGGACCAGAAGAACAACCTCAAAGAGGTCCTGACGGTTCTGCCGGTCACGGTCAGCAACCTGATCAACGCCTACGACGCCGAGTCGGGAACCCTCTCGATGCGGTTGACCATCCCCGACCTCCAGGATCTCATCGGTGCGCAGTGTCGTCTGCTCAACCTGGGCGCGCTGCTGCCGGGCAATCCGGCGGCCGACCAGTTCAGCAACACCCTGCGACCGCTGATCAGCCAGTGTGAGGCCATCGGCAAGCAGATCCAGAGCGGCGTACTCGAGCCGCTTCTGCCGGTGCTGCCGTTCGGGATCATGAGCAACAACAAGCTGCAGCGTGCTCCGGTGCCCGGCACCGTCCAGGGCAACCCCGATCCCGAGCTCGGCACCCCGTCGGCTTCCCGGTCCCCGTCGGCCTCGCGTACCCCGGCGGCCACGTCGACCCCGAAGCCGTCGCAGGCCCCGGCCTCGACGACCCCGCGACCCCGCGGAGGCAACTGA
- a CDS encoding MCE family protein, whose product MKSIVGPLIKLIVFGVVTVVTTSLLAVTIANAGGGGDAKFKAVFTDATLLNAGDDVRIAGVRIGQVEKVEVYERNRAMVSFNVDRDRLPDGTQLYIRYRNLTGLRYLALERGAGDPSQTVPQGHTFGLVAGRKDTHPPVNLTELFNGFRPLFQQLSASDVNKLTEQIIKVFDGQGGSITRLVSDTADLTNAIADKDEVIGELITNLTKVLDTVNRNDKEFTSLLDNTEKLVTGLAAQRGSVGSAITSVSNLTSVTANILGATRPSIQGDIAGLKSLADQINKRDDDIEETLTNLPIKLQKIGRAATFGSWFQFYLCGIDVVAGNGKSPVLTQPLVPLPDINHVLYTSAATRCWADERPGG is encoded by the coding sequence ATGAAGTCGATCGTCGGACCGCTGATCAAACTGATCGTCTTCGGGGTGGTCACCGTGGTCACCACCAGTCTGCTCGCCGTCACCATCGCGAACGCCGGCGGCGGCGGAGATGCGAAGTTCAAGGCCGTCTTCACCGACGCGACGCTGCTCAACGCCGGCGACGATGTGCGCATCGCCGGTGTGCGCATCGGACAGGTGGAGAAGGTCGAGGTGTACGAGCGCAACCGGGCCATGGTCTCGTTCAACGTCGATCGCGACCGACTGCCCGACGGCACCCAGCTCTACATCCGCTACCGCAACCTCACCGGCTTGCGGTACCTCGCGCTCGAGCGCGGTGCGGGTGACCCGTCGCAGACCGTGCCGCAGGGTCACACCTTCGGCCTGGTCGCCGGACGCAAGGACACCCATCCGCCGGTGAACCTGACCGAGCTGTTCAACGGGTTCCGCCCACTGTTCCAGCAGCTGTCGGCATCCGACGTCAACAAGCTGACCGAACAGATCATCAAGGTCTTCGACGGGCAGGGCGGTTCGATCACGCGCCTGGTCAGCGACACCGCGGATCTGACCAACGCCATCGCCGACAAGGACGAGGTGATCGGCGAGCTGATCACCAACCTGACCAAGGTCCTCGACACCGTCAACCGCAACGACAAAGAGTTCACGAGTCTGCTCGACAACACCGAGAAGCTCGTGACCGGCCTTGCGGCACAACGCGGTTCGGTGGGGTCGGCAATCACCTCGGTGTCCAACCTGACCTCGGTGACCGCCAACATCCTCGGCGCCACACGTCCGTCCATCCAGGGCGACATCGCGGGTCTGAAGTCGCTGGCCGACCAGATCAACAAGCGTGACGACGACATCGAGGAGACCCTGACCAACCTTCCGATCAAGCTCCAGAAGATCGGTCGGGCGGCGACATTCGGGTCGTGGTTCCAGTTCTATCTGTGCGGTATCGACGTCGTGGCGGGTAACGGCAAGTCGCCGGTCCTGACGCAGCCGCTGGTGCCGCTGCCCGACATCAATCATGTGCTCTACACCAGCGCGGCAACACGTTGCTGGGCCGACGAACGGCCAGGGGGGTGA
- a CDS encoding MCE family protein produces MSVVRKRLLGIVFFLVVALFLTATITKFNKTFTEFTDVTLLTDSTGNALPANADVKARGMTVGEVREVKPGPDGSVEVVLGLNPDQASTLSDKTTARILPKTLFGERYVALQVPEENTGPTLSNGATIQTDRSGNAMEVQQLFDKLLPVLEAIPPQDLNATLTSLSSALSGRGEQLGTTLEELDQIFGEINENLPDLEGTIEGLATFSETYSQALPDVVDALDSLRTTTNTIVERQDDLRTLIATLGVASDDLTGWLRANRTNLIDLAVDSEQLLVGLAKQSPTFVCTFRNFAGLVPESRKIVGQGTKNPGVRVNLQFVNPRGRYLPNQDEPRFMDLDPPAVCYEPATNGRPFPQYPGGGLADGSYQPPSRNAGSRTVTELPQPQFSGVPAGSVGPAAKPVAVKSNPFDDPEYRKQLQVIYGATSGKSPESVPTWVTMIGGGALQGAKVDIK; encoded by the coding sequence GTGTCGGTAGTGCGCAAACGGCTTCTCGGGATCGTCTTCTTCCTCGTGGTAGCGCTGTTCCTGACCGCGACGATCACCAAGTTCAACAAGACGTTCACCGAGTTCACCGACGTGACGTTGCTGACCGACTCCACCGGCAACGCGCTGCCGGCCAACGCCGACGTCAAGGCGCGCGGCATGACCGTCGGCGAGGTGCGTGAGGTCAAACCCGGACCCGACGGTTCCGTCGAGGTGGTCCTGGGACTCAACCCCGACCAGGCCTCGACGCTGTCGGACAAGACCACCGCCCGCATCCTGCCGAAGACGCTGTTCGGCGAGCGCTACGTCGCGCTGCAGGTCCCGGAGGAGAACACCGGACCGACCCTGAGCAACGGCGCGACCATCCAGACCGACCGCAGCGGCAACGCCATGGAGGTCCAGCAGTTGTTCGACAAGCTGCTACCCGTTCTCGAGGCCATCCCGCCGCAGGACCTCAACGCCACCCTCACGTCGCTGTCGTCGGCGCTGTCGGGTCGCGGCGAGCAACTCGGCACGACGCTCGAGGAACTCGACCAGATCTTCGGGGAGATCAACGAGAACCTGCCCGACCTCGAGGGCACCATCGAAGGCCTGGCGACCTTCTCCGAGACCTACTCGCAGGCACTGCCCGACGTGGTCGACGCGTTGGACTCGCTGCGCACGACGACGAACACCATCGTCGAGCGTCAGGACGATCTGCGGACGCTGATCGCCACCCTGGGTGTCGCCTCCGACGACCTCACCGGCTGGCTGCGCGCCAACCGCACCAACCTGATCGACCTCGCCGTCGACTCAGAACAGCTCCTCGTCGGGTTGGCCAAGCAGTCGCCGACCTTCGTCTGCACGTTCCGCAACTTCGCGGGTCTGGTCCCCGAGTCGCGCAAGATCGTCGGCCAGGGCACCAAGAACCCCGGTGTCCGAGTGAACCTGCAGTTCGTCAATCCCCGTGGCCGTTACCTACCGAACCAGGACGAACCCCGTTTCATGGATCTCGATCCGCCCGCCGTGTGCTACGAGCCCGCCACCAACGGGCGCCCGTTCCCGCAGTACCCCGGCGGTGGCCTCGCCGACGGCAGCTACCAGCCGCCGTCACGCAACGCGGGCTCCCGCACCGTCACCGAGCTGCCGCAGCCGCAGTTCAGCGGCGTGCCCGCCGGATCGGTCGGTCCCGCGGCGAAGCCCGTCGCGGTGAAGTCCAATCCGTTCGACGATCCGGAGTACCGCAAGCAGTTGCAGGTGATCTACGGGGCGACGAGCGGTAAGTCGCCGGAATCCGTGCCGACCTGGGTGACCATGATCGGTGGGGGAGCCCTGCAGGGTGCGAAGGTCGACATCAAATGA